CCTGGACGTCTCCGGTGCCTCCACGGCCGACAGCGCCGCGCTCGTGCAGTCCGCGTGCACCGCGAGCAGCAGCCAGCAGGTCCACATCGGCTGACAACACCGGGCTGCCGGGGGCGGTCTCATCGACGCCCCCGGCAGCCTGCTGCCCGGCTCACGCCCGCGCGGCACCCGGGCACGGCCCGGAGCTGGCGCGGACCACCAGCTCCGGAGAGACGGTGATGACCTGATTGGTCCGTGCGCCGCCGTGGCTGTCGATCTGGTTGAGCAGGAGGGCCACACACTGGCGGCCCACCTCCTCGAAGTCCTGCCGGACGGTGCTGAGGGGCGGCCCGAAGTACGCCGACTCGGGGACGTCGTCGAAGCCCACCACGCTCACGTCCTGCGGCACCCGGCGACCCGCCTCACGCAGCGCGAGCATGAGCCCGAGGGCCATGTGGTCGTTCGCCGCGAAGACGGCCGTGACCTCGGGGCGAGCCGCGAGCACCTTGCCGATCCGGTGGCCCGACTCGGCGGTCCAGTCCCCCAGTTCGAGCGCCGGGACGGGAGCGCCCGCGGCCTTCAGGGTGGCGTGCCAGGCGGCGGCCCGGCGGCGTGCGGCGTACGAGTCCTGGGGGCCGCCGACGTGCCAGACGGTGCGGTGCCCGAGGTCGAGGAGGTGCTGCGTCGCGGCGCTCGCCCCGGCCGCCTGGTCGGTGTCGACGGCCGGGAACCGGTGCTCGGGGTCGCCGTCCGCGACGACCACGGGCACCCCGGTGGAGACGCTGAAGCCCGGCCGGTCGAGGATCTGCGCCTCGATCACGACGAGGCCGTCCACCGCCTGGTCGGTCAACTGGCGGACGGCCTGCTGCACCGCGTCCTCGGTCTGTGCCTCGGCGCACACGATGTTCACCGAGTAGCCGGCCGCCTGCGCGGCCCGGGAGATGGCGGCGAGCGTGCGGGCGTTGCCGTGCGCACTCAGGTCGAACATCACCACGCCGAGCACGTGGAACCGCCCGAGGGTGAGGGCGCGGGCCGCGCTGTTGCGCTGGTAGCCCAGTATCCGCATCGCCGACAGGACCTTCTCGCGGGTCTCCGGCTCCACGTTGGAGCGGCCGTTGGCGACCCGCGAGACCGTCTGGGAGGACACCCCCGCCAGTGAGGCGACATCGGCCTGCGAGGCGGGCCGTCGCTTGCCCTCCGCAGCCGGTCCGGGACGGTCGACCTCCGCGTCCACGGGCTTCCCCCTGTGATCCATGAGCTCCTCCTACGTGTCTGCGCGAACATATTAACCCCCAGTAACCCGGGCCCGATCAAGGGGGGGGGTCGGCCTGTGCGGACGGGCGCCGGGCGGCTCTCCCCCGCGTCAACGCGGCAGACACGCGCAGGTAACGATGCCGCAACTCGGCGGCAAGGCCTTGACGGCGCGGCTGCCCGCAGCTGAGACTGGCGGCCAGCCAAGCGTGTTCGCGTAAACATGGCCCGCACATTGCAAGGGATTGAACCGTGCGCACATTGTCACCACCCTCAGCGCAGAGCAGTGGGAACTCGGCCCCGCCGAGCCGCAGGCCGAGCCGCCGACGCTCCAGCACCGCAGGAAACGGCCGGTTCGGGTACGTGCTCCTGTCCCCCTTCCTGCTGGTCTTCGTGATCGGGATCGTCGGGCCGCTGGTCTACGCCGTCTACCTCAGCTTCTTCCGGGAGCGCCTGATCGGCGGCAACACCTTCGTCGGCTTCGAGAACTACGCCCGTGCGCTGGGGGACCACCTGCTGATGGCAGGGCTGTGGCGGGTCGCGCTCTTCCTTGCCGTCCAGGTGCCGGTCATGCTCGCCATCTCCCTCCTCGCGGCGCTCGCGATCGACAGCGGCAGGCTCCGCTGGGCCGCGCTCTTCCGGATCGGCATCTTCATCCCCTACGCCGTGCCGGCCGTGGTCGCCTCCCTCATGTGGGGCTACCTCTACGGCGACAACTTCGGCCTCGTCGGCCAGCTCGGCCGGGCCGTCGGAGTGCAGGTCCCGCACCTGCTCGACCAGTCCTGGATGCTCGCGTCCATCGGCAACGTCGTGACCTGGGAGTTCGTCGGCTACAACATGCTGATCCTCTACGCGGCCCTGCGCGTCATCCCGGAGGAGCTCTACGAGGCGGCCGCGATCGACGGCGCCGGCGAGTTCCGCAAGGCGTGGAGCATCAAGCTCCCCGTGCTGCGCCCCGCACTGCTGCTGGCCACGATCTTCTCGATCATCGGCACCTTCCAGCTCTTCAACGAGCCGAACATCATGCAGTCGCTCGCACCGAACGTGATCACCACCAGCTACACGCCCAACATGTACGCCTACAACCTGGCGTTCAACGGCCAGCAGTTCAACTACGCGGCAGCCGTCGCCGTGATCCTCGGCCTGGTCACCGCCGTGGTCGCCTACGCGGTGCAGTCCCGCGCCACCAGCAGGGAGCAGGCCCGATGAGCACGACGACCGCCCGCAAGGGCCGCTCCCCCCGGCGGAACCGCCACAGCACCGCCCTGACCGTCGCCATGGGCCTGATGCTGCTCTACGCCTTCCTCCCCCTGGTGTGGCTCCTGCTCGCGAGCACCAAGGACAGCAAGTCCCTGCTGAGCAGCTTCGGCCTGTGGTTCGGCGACGGGTTCCACCTCTTCACCAACATCCACGACGTGCTGACCTACGACGACGGCATCTACGTGCGATGGTTCGGCAACACCCTGCTGTACGCGGTCGTGGGCGCCGGCGGAGCCGCCGTCATCGCGACCGCCGGCGGGTACGCGCTGGCCAAGTACCGCTTCCGCGGCCGCAACGCGGTGTTCGCCCTGGTCCTCGGCGCCATCACCATCCCCGGCACCGCCCTGGCCGTTCCGACCTACCTGCTGTTCAGCAAGGTCGGCCTGGTGGACAGCCCCTGGGCCGTGCTGCTGCCCTCGATGGTCAGCCCCTTCGGCCTGTACCTGATGCGCGTCTACGCACAGGACGCGGTACCCGACTCCGTCCTGGAGGCCGCCCGGATCGACGGCGCCGGCGAGCTGCGCACCTTCTTCACCATCTCGCTGCGCCTGCTCGGCCCGGGCTTCGTCACCGTCCTCCTGTTCTCCCTCGTGGCGACCTGGAACAACTACTTCCTGCCCCTGATCGTGCTCAGCGACCCGAAGTGGTTCCCGCTCACCGTCGGCCTCAACCAGTGGAACAGCTTCGCGACCGGCGCGGCCGGCAGCGGTGCCACGACCACGGGGTTCTACCCGCTGATCGTCACCGGGAGCGTCCTGGCGATCGTGCCGCTGGTGGTCGCGTTCCTCTTCCTCCAGCGGTTCTGGCAGTCCGGACTGGCCTCCGGCAGCGTCAAGCAGTAGCCACCGGGCCGACCCTC
The sequence above is drawn from the Kitasatospora sp. NBC_00315 genome and encodes:
- a CDS encoding carbohydrate ABC transporter permease, which codes for MRTLSPPSAQSSGNSAPPSRRPSRRRSSTAGNGRFGYVLLSPFLLVFVIGIVGPLVYAVYLSFFRERLIGGNTFVGFENYARALGDHLLMAGLWRVALFLAVQVPVMLAISLLAALAIDSGRLRWAALFRIGIFIPYAVPAVVASLMWGYLYGDNFGLVGQLGRAVGVQVPHLLDQSWMLASIGNVVTWEFVGYNMLILYAALRVIPEELYEAAAIDGAGEFRKAWSIKLPVLRPALLLATIFSIIGTFQLFNEPNIMQSLAPNVITTSYTPNMYAYNLAFNGQQFNYAAAVAVILGLVTAVVAYAVQSRATSREQAR
- a CDS encoding LacI family DNA-binding transcriptional regulator produces the protein MDHRGKPVDAEVDRPGPAAEGKRRPASQADVASLAGVSSQTVSRVANGRSNVEPETREKVLSAMRILGYQRNSAARALTLGRFHVLGVVMFDLSAHGNARTLAAISRAAQAAGYSVNIVCAEAQTEDAVQQAVRQLTDQAVDGLVVIEAQILDRPGFSVSTGVPVVVADGDPEHRFPAVDTDQAAGASAATQHLLDLGHRTVWHVGGPQDSYAARRRAAAWHATLKAAGAPVPALELGDWTAESGHRIGKVLAARPEVTAVFAANDHMALGLMLALREAGRRVPQDVSVVGFDDVPESAYFGPPLSTVRQDFEEVGRQCVALLLNQIDSHGGARTNQVITVSPELVVRASSGPCPGAARA
- a CDS encoding carbohydrate ABC transporter permease gives rise to the protein MSTTTARKGRSPRRNRHSTALTVAMGLMLLYAFLPLVWLLLASTKDSKSLLSSFGLWFGDGFHLFTNIHDVLTYDDGIYVRWFGNTLLYAVVGAGGAAVIATAGGYALAKYRFRGRNAVFALVLGAITIPGTALAVPTYLLFSKVGLVDSPWAVLLPSMVSPFGLYLMRVYAQDAVPDSVLEAARIDGAGELRTFFTISLRLLGPGFVTVLLFSLVATWNNYFLPLIVLSDPKWFPLTVGLNQWNSFATGAAGSGATTTGFYPLIVTGSVLAIVPLVVAFLFLQRFWQSGLASGSVKQ